Within Salmo trutta chromosome 30, fSalTru1.1, whole genome shotgun sequence, the genomic segment TGTCTTTAATGCCAATACAAGGTTGCTTCAAGAATTGTCAGTACATTGTTGGATGAGTAGGGAAAACagaaaaaggttaaaaaaaaaaaaaactggacaTACTACATTATTAACATGCTGGCATTGTCTCCCATAATAATACTGATTATATTCTTTAAATCTTAAATGGAATAACATCTATCAAAGGAAATACTGGCAGGACTGGAAACCATTCCAGATCAGCTGACTGAACAGTTTACAGTAAAACACTGACACCTGCTGGACAAGTAGACTACAGCACCAGTAATTGAGGACACCAGTAAGTTCACACAGGACTCAGGTGGAGGATGAAGTTTCCCCTAAACACTGATGTAATggtcattataaactgggtgggtcgagccctgaatgctgattggctgaaagctgcaGTACAtcagtatgacaaaacatttatttttactgctctaattaaagttggtaaacagtttataatagcaataagcacctcgggggtttgtgatatatagccaatatacaccacggctaaggtctgtgtcctagcactccgtgttgcgtcgtacttagaacagcccttagccgtggtatattgaccatataccacaccccctcaggccttattgctttaGTTTAAACCAtttaacagacacagacaggcataGTTGAGCCCATGACCATACAGCTTTATTTCAAGATGTGGAGGGATACAGCTGCTTAACAGAGCTGGGAAACTACAGACTACAGATTACActgtggctttgtgacagacgCATTAAGATTCTCAGCACAGAGGAACATCAGTCATCTCACAGGCAACTACATTTGTGCAAATCTACATTGTGATCTTAGCAGTATTCTTAATAGACTACCATTTAACATGCAAGAGTATTTCACTTGTAGTCATCCTACTATTCAGATTGCATTGGATCATCTATGGTATGTTAGTTTTCCAGAGTTCAGAGGCAGTTATATTGTACCTAGAAAGGACAAGGAATTGAAAGTTAAAACCATGCAGACTTAAGTCAATAAAGGACAGTAACCTTACTGAAATGAAAGCAGGTCCTAtggttttgtttgttttcttaCTCTAAAGCTTTGGGGGTAATTTTTCCCCCTAATAATAATAGTACTCCCAgagaaaaacaaagaaaataaggAAGAGCAAATCAAGCCAGGAGCAGGGGTTGTTGTAATATATGGGGTGAAACGTAGTTAAAATGGGCCAGTGCTATCCGGTATCCTTCGGACGTCCCTACCCCCCCATTGAAGTTAAAGTGTAAAATGTTAAGGTTATGGGTTGGGACATCCAAAGGAACCAAGATAGCAGTGACCCATAAAAATGTGTGCCTTCCTTTCTGTTGAAGATTACTGGTCTTGACACAGACAATGGTGTACAAAAGAACAACTGATTTATGCAAACCACAACCAATGGTGATATAGGGAAACAGTGGTGGGCCGAAGAGAAATGGCTCAAAAAGATAAAATGCTTACATTTTTTAGGCTTCATATGCATGTCTGAATGCACTTATTCGTATGGAAAAATGGCACTTACATTTTTCAGTTTTGATTGCTTCTTTTGCACTTAAAATGCTTGATGGGTTATTTGCACATTTCATACCAAAATGAAATGTGAAATATGGTTAGATCATTTGGCACAGAACGGTTAAAAAGGCCACTATGTTTGAGATAGACAGTAGTAAAGAGTTGTAGAGTAACTGTCTAAAAGCAAAGAGGTCTTTTTCACAGTAATAACCCAGAACGCTACATTCTGTGTCGACACATCAAATCCTAAATGGAATTTCCATCTGTGGCACAAGCTTATAGATCTGTGCCACTGAGTCAAAACACTTATGATTGAAGATTGCAGGGTTCTCCaactctggtcctggagagccattaggtgtgcaggcttttgttccagccctaaCACTTCTGGTTTAGCTAAACGTGATCCAGACTAAAGACCATGAGTAGTTTATTGTGTTGGGGCTGGGTTGGAACAAAACCCTGCTGTTCCCGTATCTCTCCAGGAGTGGAGTTGGGGATTCCTGTTCTAGAGAGACAAGTATTGGAAAAAGGAGAGCGCTAGCCTTGGTACTGACAGCTACAGTAGGATGAGACTAGCACCCAGTCTAGGGGAGGAGCAAattattataaaataaaatacacttttttttttgtgccCCCCACCCCCTCAAAAAAAACTTTCACATCCTCACACTCAGTCTTCGTTTATTTACCGCGCCATGCCACGACGTAAAAACAGAGGCTGGAATTCAAATCAAACCCCCCATAGCAATGTTTACACAGCATCTTGGTTTTACAAATTactgcacatatacacacacacagattatctTAAACTGGAAGCATCTACCTGTGGAGTCTAGCTGGTGTTGGTAGGGATTTTATTTGACCATGGGGAAAAAGAGCTACTGCGTAAATACTACAGGGTTCGATTGAATTGAGCCCAAAGCCATAAAAAAATAACCATGGAACCAAGGACCAGGTATGGTACCCCCATTCCCTGGACCCGAGCCTGCTCTGTCTCTATATGTACAGGTGTGGATGGGACCTGGCCTATCTGGCCATGCTGGAAAGGACAGAACTATGGAGCTCTCcaaccatactatatctatcagacattaaactgataagaacagatccTACATTTGATCTTAGCCAAAACGCAGAAGGGGGGGGTCCCCTAACCCTTCAGTAAATTCAGAACAAATAGCCCATGTACATGCTCATTTGTTCTGTCCGTTTCAGAATGGCCCTCTAGTGACTACCATGTGGAAtgtgaaataaatatataatacatCTTTGTACAGGGTGATAAAGGGGAAGAGGGTATCAGAATGGGGATGGGGGGCACAGTGTAGGTTTAGGAGGGGtgttctcctttctcctcttcgGGTCTTACCCAGTACCCTGCTTCCCATGACTCTGTTCCCCTAACGCTGGTCCTCTCTGGGTGAGGGGTTGGAACCAGGACGTAGTGGTCAGAGTTATGACAGGCGCGGACAGAAACCAGCTCAGAGGACCCTGGATCTCTTGCTGGTTAATGACCCATGCTAACAGATGGGGAGaaggagatacagacagagagaacaagaGGGATATAAAGTGAATCAGAGACAGACTAAGATaaaccattgctgacaggtgtataaaatcgagcacaaagccatgcaatctccatagacaaacattggcagtagaatggcattactgaagagctcagtgacttttaacgtggctccgtcataggatgccacctttccaacaagtcagtttgtcaaatttctgccctggtccactgtaagtgctgttattgtgaagtggagacGTCTAGAAGCAaaaatggctcagccgcaaagtggtagttccaaactgcctctggaagcaatgtcagcacaataactgttcgtcaggagcttcatgaaatgggttgacatggccgagcagccacacacaagcctaagatcactatgcgcattgccaagcattggctggagtggtgtaaagctcagcgccattggactctggagcagtggaaacgcgttctctggagcgatgaatcacgctttgccatctggcagtctgaaaTCTGGGTTGCCAGGAAAATaactacctgcccgaatgtatagtgccaactgtgacGTTTGATGGAgggggaataatggtctggggctgtttcatggttcgagctaggccccttagttccagtgaagggaaatcctttacgctacagcatacaatgacattctagactattctgtacttccatctttgtggcaacagtttgggggaggccctttcctgtttcagcatgacaatgccccgtgcacaaagcgaggtccattcagaaatggtttgttgagaacggtgtggaagaacttgactggcctgcacagatccctgacctcaaccccatcgaacacctttaggattaattggaatgctgactgcgggCCAGGCCTATTcacctaacatcagtgcccgacctcactgatgctcttgtggctgaatgcaagcaagtccccgcagcaatgttccaacatctggtggaaagccttcccagaagagtagaggctgtcatagcagcaaagggggtccaactccattttaatgcccatgattttggaatgagatgttagacaAGCAGGTggacttttggtcatgtagtgtacatacatacccctAATATGTTATGGGAgtgctttttttattttcttctcagAACAAACAAGCGAGAACAAAAAGAGTAGAGTATTAGAAAGACAGTGTTTTTCTCCTACCTTAGCCTGCTTGTAAAAGTGGGGAGCAAGCTCGACCAACCAGGAGGACTCTACAGCTGTGACATCACGCATGTAGTACTTAGAGGTCTGCACGACTTCATTGAAGACAACCCTGGGGGAGGACAAGGCAGTGTTAGACGCATATATCTAGGGGATTCATTCCTCTCCTCTGAGACACCCAGACATATTTCATCTATTCCAGAGCTCGAACACCCGATTCAGTCAACTATTCATTATGCCCTTGAGTAGATGAATCAGCTGAGCTAGTTTAGGGCTACAACAACATCTGGGGTCCCtggggagaggtttgagaaccctTGGACCAAATGTAAAACCCAAATTCTCACCACTTCGTAGGCTTCTCTCCAAACAGCACAGAGTTGGGATGGATGTGAAGCTCTCTGTCATCCCGTAGAGTCCTGGGAAACAGAAGGTGTGAGTAGGGGATGAATTAACTGTAGACATTGAGCTTAGTTAAGGCAAAAGCAATGAGCAACAGACGATAGTGTTTCAGGTAGTTGGTAGTCACCTGTAGGACCCTGAGTGGTGCATGCGGGCAGCGTTGGCAAAAAACCCAGACACAATGCATCTCAGGATCACATCCGGGTCACCTGGACAAGACAAAAACACAATTTCCTGTTCAATTTGAACACCGTAAAGAGGTACAGATATAGGATACAAACAGGACAGAAATGTGGGGTATACGCACCTTCGCTGGAGGTGCGTGGCACCTTGAATTTATTCATGAGTCGTCTGAGCTGTTCTCGTACAGTCATGGCGCGCTGCAGACCCTTGTAGTTGAGAAAGTGTTCCTGACACCACTGAGAGCTCTTCTGGTGctagagggatgagagggggtAGAGACAAACCAGTTTTAGGTTTTATTCCCTCTGGAAAATAACAAGGGTActtacaatgaacaaaaataaacatgtaaagtgttggtcccatgtttcatgagctaaaatcccagaaaatgttccatatgcacaaaaagcttatttctctcaaattttgtgcacaaatttgtttacatccctgttagtgagcatttctcctttgctaagaaaatccacccacctgacaggtgtggcatatcaagcagctgattaaacatgatcattacacaggtgcaccttgtgctggggatactaaaaggccactctaaaatgtgcaattttgtcacagaacacaatgccacagatgtctcaagttgaggaagcatgcaattggcatgctgactgcaggaatgtccaccagagctgttgccagagatttgaatgttaatttctctaccataagctacctccaacatcgtttttcGAAAATGTGTccatacgtccaaccggccttacaaccacagaccacgtagtaaccacaccagcccaggattccacatccggcttcttcacttgcgggaacgtctgagaacagccaccctgacagctgatgaagcctgcacactcaccagatatgtcacccattgagcacgtttggaatgctctggatcaacatgtaagACGGCGTGTTGCAGTTCCcactaatatccagcaactttgcactgccattgaggaggagtgggacaacattccacagcatGATCaattctatgcaaaggagatatgCCGCGCTGCACGAGGCAAATGGTGGTGACACCAgatttctgatccacaccccaacctttaaggtatctgtatgcataactgtattcccagtcatgtgaaatccatagattagggcctaatgaatttatttaaaatgactgatgtccttatatttttttttttttgcctttacctcccttatctcacatcatttgctcacattgtatatagtcttattttttttctactgtattattgactgtatgttgtttactccatgtgtaactctgtgttgttgtatgttgtcgaactgctttgctttatcttggccaggtcgcaattgtaaatgagaacttgttctcaacttgcctacctggttaaataaaggtgaaataaaataaataaataaataaaatatgtaaaatctttgaaattgttgcatgctgcgtttatatttttgttcagtatagttttcaGAAATGCAAATGCTTAGTAAAGCTGATCTTTAGCGCCAAGACCTGAAAAGATATCAATCTAAAATATTATATCATTCATCAGAGTGCTTTGCTGTTCATGGACCATCTTCACATAAAAAGATTCAGGTTGTTCACTGCTAAACGGAAGGCTTCATTCCCAGCAGTGGCCCCTACAGTGGCAGTGCCCACCTTGATGAAGGCTTCGTACACATTGAGCATGGTGAGATGATCTCCTTCCGCCACAGCAAACTTGCGATGCTCACGCGCctatggaggagggaggaggatgggagcagagagagaaagagagacatgcagacagagagggagacgagAGGTGATTAGGATGGTAGATGCCGTGCTTCTCAGACACAGGTAAAAGCTTTGGAGTCTCgaaggacagagacagacatacagatcTGCACAACAGAACATTTTAGACTGGGCATTCAACATGACGACATCTGCAACACTCACCGCTGGTTTCTTCTGATTGGCTGGCACCATGAAGATGTTTTGGATCTGCATCATGGCTGCTATGGTAACGATCTCCTTGGAACAGCCAAAGTTTCCTGACTCCAGCAGCATCTTGGCAAACATGGGGCTGAGGGGGAACTCTGCCATACGCACGCCCATAGGGTCAGTCAGACGACCATACTGGTCCAGACCCCCCAGGGCGTAGAGCAGCTCCAGGGCTTGGACCATGGACTGGGCTGGAGGAGGCTAGAGTGGGAACAATTATAAAGTTAGTTTAATACGCAGGCCATCAAAGTTAATAATTTGTTGACAACCAGTCTTGGTGCTCTTTGAGTCAATTCACCATCTTTCAGAATTGTGTGCCTTATATAGTGCTCTTAATCTTATGTACAGACTACTTCAGCATCTGATCAAATTCCAAAAGATTTTAGATCTGAGTAAACCCGAGATTACAGTGCTCAAAACAAAGTACACACATTGTATTGGATGGActcacagagaggaagctgaatCGCAGCACATTGTCTATGCCCAGAGCTTTGAGCTGCAGGATGACAGGGGCCAGGTTGGTACGCTGCATCTCGGGAACCGTGGATGCAGGCAGCTTCTCAAAATCCTCCTCTAGAGCACACAGACAGGTCAGAACACACACCGCAGTACAAGGCTGCCTTCCACACCCTTCCCCTGCTGTCATTCACTCTCCATTGTTGATCTGAGCAAGCTTAGAGCCACCTTgacacttttttccccctcaccgaTGGCCTTTtccgataacacacacacagagaccccccctccctcacacatacacacctgtGTATAGTCTGAAGCACTTCCCGGCTCGGTTGCGTCCCCCTCGTCCTGCCCTCTGACTGGCTGAGGCCTTGGAGATGGGCGTGACCACCAGCGACTCGATGGCAGTGCAAGGATTGTACGCCCGCAGCTTGACAAACGCACAGTCGATCACAAACACGATGCCGTTGATGGTGATGGACGTCTCTGCTATGTTAGTGGCCACCACCACcttagagaaccagagagagcaCTTTAACATAGACCGCCCACTCCTATACATCCAATACAAGGCTTTGCAACGGGGAATTGTACATCGTGAATTGACTATAAAGCACATGCATCAGCCACTCTGATAGATCATTTCATCCTGTGGCAAAAAGTGTTTTCATCGCTTGGTACTCTTCAGGAAGCTTACTGTATACCCATTATTGTCCTATGTCCAAGCGGAGGTATAAAAGCATTCTTTGACACAAACTCCAATCTGGCCATCtgagggcttgacattaacttttTTTTTGCCACTTGTCCTTCAGATAATTAGGACAGACGTTTTACTTGTCCAAATCACCCGTCACGTTACCCCCACCCCTGGAAAAGGGTCTCCAACACCAACACCAGCCCGCGGGCCGACAGTTGGCTAACCCTGCTGTAGATTATGCACAAATGTTAAAAAAtgcaattagcaggaaaacaccgtTCTCAAAAGCCCACAGATTAATATATCAGTTCGAAATTAAGGGGAGATCTATTGAtgcatcaactagcatggtttactaatacagtgatggaaaaaaatatttgatcccctgctgattttgtacatttgcccattgacaaagaaaaGATCAGTCAATGatttttatggtaggtttatttgaacagtgagagacagaataacaacaaaaaaatccagaaaaacacatgtcaaaaatgttataaattgatttgcattttaatgagggaaataagtatttgaccccctctctatcagaaagatttctggctcccaggtgtcttttatacaggtaacgagctaagattaggagcacactcttaaagggagtgttcctaatctcagtttgttacctgtataaaagacacctgtccacagaagcaatcaatcaatcagattccaaactctccaccatggccaagaccaaagagctctccaaggatgtcagggacaagattgtagacatacacaaggctggaatgggctacaagaccatcgccaagcagcttggtgaggtgacaacagttggtgcgattcttcgcaaatggaagaaacacaaaagaactgtcaatctccctcggcctggggctctatgcaagatctcacctcgtggagttgcaatgatcatgagaacggtgaggaatcagcccagaactacacgggaggatcttgtcaatgatctcaaggcagctgggaccatagtcaccaagaaaacaattggtaacacactacgccgtgaaggactgaaatcctgcagcaaggtccccctgctcaagaaagcacatatacatgcccatctgaagtttgccaacgaacatctgaatgatttagaggacaactgggtgaaagtgttgtggtcagatgagaccaaaatggagctctttggcatcaactcaactcgccgtctttggaggaggaggaatgctgcctatgaccccaagaacaccatccccaccgtcaaacatggaggtggaaacattatgttttcagggtgtttttctgctaaggggacaggacaacttcaccgcatcaaagggacgatggacggggccatgaacCGTAAAATCttgagtgagaacctccttccctcagccagggcattgaaaatgggtcgtggatgggtattccagcatgacaatgacccaaaacacacggccaaggcaacacgggagtggctcaagaagaagcacattaaggtcctggagtggcctagccagtctccagaccttaataccatacaaaatctgtggagggagctgaaggttcgagttgccaaacgtcagcctcgaaaccttaatgacttggagaagatctgcaaagaggagtgggacaaaatccctcctgagatgtgtgcaaacctggtggccaactacaagaaatgtctgacctctgattgccaccaagtactaagtcatgttttgcagaggggtcaaatacttatttccctcattaaaatgcaaatcattttataacatttttgacatgcggttttctggattttttgttgttattctgtctctcactgttcaaataaacctaccattaaaattatagactggtcatttctttatcagtgggcaaacgtacaaaatcagctggggatcaaatacttttctcccCCACTGTATGACTAGGAtaatcatcaactagcatggtttactaacatgactaggattatcatcaactagcatggtttactaacatgactaggattatcatcaactagcatggtttactaacatgactaggattatcatcaactagcatggtttactaatatgactaggattatcatcaactagcatggtttactaatatgactaggattatcatcaactagcatggtttactaatatgactaggattatcatcaactagcatggtttactaatatgactaggattatcatcaactagcatggtttactaacatgactaggattatcatcaactagcatggtttactaacatgactaggattatcatcaactagcatggtttactaacatgactaggattatcatcaactagcatggtttactaacatgactaggattatcatcaactagcatggtttactaatatgactaggattatcatcaactagcatggtttactaatatgactaggattatcatcaactagcatggtttactaatatgactaggattatcatcaactagcatggtttactaatatgactaggattatcatcaactagcatggtttactaacatgactaggattatcatcaactagcatggtttactaacatgactaggattatcatcaactagcatggtttactaatatgactaggattatcatcaactagcatggtttactaatatgactaggattatcatcaactagcatggtttactaatatgactaggattatgccTTTGGCTGCTGGACAATAAAATAACATTGATTTAAAACCAATAGAACATTCCGGTTAGAGAAATACTGGTTTCAATGTCATATTAAGTGTtataaaatacactacatgaccaaaagtatgttgacacctgcttgtctaacatctcattccaaaatcatgggcattaaaatggagttggacccccttcgctgctataacagcctctactcttctgggaaggctttccactagatgtgggAACATTgcagcggggacttgcttccattcagccacaagagcattagtgaagtagggcactgatgttgggagactAGGCCTGGCCCACAGTCTGCgttcaaattcatcccaaaggtgtccgatggagttaaggtcagggctctgtgcaggccagtcaagttcttccacacccatcttgacaaaccatttctgaatgcacctcactttgtgcatggtcatgctgaaacaggaaagggcctcccccgcactgttgccacaaagatggaagtacagaatcttctagaatgtcattgtatgctgtagcgtaaaggatttcccttcactggaaccataaaaaacagccccagaccattattcctcctccacaaaacttcacagttggcactatgtgttcgggcaggtagcgttccccTGGCAGCCGCTAAAaccagatttgtctgtcagactgccagatggcaaagcgtgattcatcactccagagaacaggtttccactgctccagagtccaatggcggcgagctttacacctctccagcccgacgcttggcattgcgcatggtgattttaggcttgtgtgcggctgctcggccatgtcAACCCAATTCATgatgctcccgacgaacagttattgtgctgacgttgcttccagaggcagttaggAACTCGTagcgagtgttgcaactgaggacagacaatatttacgcacttcagcactcggcggtcccgttctgtgagtttgtgtggcgctagcagggcagaaatttgacgaactgactagTTGGGAAGGTGGCATCCGATGATGGTGCAacgttgaaattcactgagctcttcagtacaggccattctactgccaaagtgtgtctatggagattgcatgcctgtgtgctcaattttatacacctgtcagcaataggtgtggctgaaatagcagaatgcactaatttgaaaggatgtccacatacatttggccaTGTAGAGTAATTCCCTCAACATTTCTATGGTCGTATTttaggctaggctactttgaaacaagGTAAGACATGCTTCATAAAATGACAAACTTAATTGTTTAAAACCTGGATGTTTTATGGTTAAATAGTTTCAACATGATGACTGCCTCCGCTAACGTGACCATTTGATCTGAACACTACCGTGCCTCGAGTATGTCAACAGAATCAACTAGcattatttttattctgtacaggtttccttcatTTCACGGtcatttacattagtattgtggaataattacaatgttgtggatttgatccatcctcagcgttctcctgtcacagccattaaacaccaactgttttaaagtcaccactggcctcatggtgaaatccctgagtggtttccttcctctccggcaactgagtaagGCCCCTGTGTCCTTgaagtgactgggtatattgatacaccatccaaagtgtaattaataacttcaccatgttcaaaagggatattcaatgtctgctttttaaaattTACCAATAGGTCTGACtttaactgacttgtccggaAGGGCCCATACAGATCCGAACGCGACTGCTGCAGTAGAGCGACATTTtataatttatgctgctgctcttgcttttcacAAGAGCGGTGCTTTCTCTTGGtcaatcataagtcatcaaagcaGCAATAGGCTACAATCATAGAGCATCACTCAGTGTGtggcaaaagttaggagatatcAAATAAGTGAAAGATGGAATTAAAATAACAGAATAAAAAAgagaaggataggctacaacGACCAAGAGCAAACAGGTAGACAGGCTGCGACTTAATATTCTGAATGTAGTTATTTGTAACTGAGATGAGAAAGTGTATGAACTGCAGCATCAGTTAGCCTAGCTAGAtagcttaactagcttctccAGGTTCGATGCAGTCCAAGACAGGTACTATGAAATCATatttgatgataaataacctagctatggcagtCCTTAGTCTATTATAGCGCGAGTCAACttggttggttgctgtctctcctccccttgtCAGTCGCTCACAGTCTGCCCCCTCCCCCATCTGATAGAGtgg encodes:
- the dhx35 gene encoding probable ATP-dependent RNA helicase DHX35, with amino-acid sequence MCDVEAKMAAPLSTMKFWKPGSEAPGISEERHVTTETTGSPIIFNPHTALSIEKQRQKLPVFKHRNNILYLVESYQTVIIVGETGCGKTTQIPQYLLEAGWAAEGKVIGVTQPRRVAAISVANRLAEERGALLGHEVGYTIRFDDCSDPHATRIKFLTDGMLVREMMADPLLKKYSVLMLDEAHERTLYTDIAIGLLKKIQKKRRDLRLIVASATLDAKKFQEFFNLNETGDPNKDTCGILTVEGRTFPVDVFYTVSPVPDYVKATVETVLKIHETEDDGDVLAFLTGQEEVEKVVSLLQEQARALGRLGMKKYLKVLPMYAGLPYTDQMKVFERTPPTVRKVVVATNIAETSITINGIVFVIDCAFVKLRAYNPCTAIESLVVTPISKASASQRAGRGGRNRAGKCFRLYTEEDFEKLPASTVPEMQRTNLAPVILQLKALGIDNVLRFSFLSPPPAQSMVQALELLYALGGLDQYGRLTDPMGVRMAEFPLSPMFAKMLLESGNFGCSKEIVTIAAMMQIQNIFMVPANQKKPAAREHRKFAVAEGDHLTMLNVYEAFIKHQKSSQWCQEHFLNYKGLQRAMTVREQLRRLMNKFKVPRTSSEGDPDVILRCIVSGFFANAARMHHSGSYRTLRDDRELHIHPNSVLFGEKPTKWVVFNEVVQTSKYYMRDVTAVESSWLVELAPHFYKQAKHGSLTSKRSRVL